In the Pseudoalteromonas sp. A25 genome, TAATATATGAAGTTATTTCGATGTGTACTGTTGCTCTGTTCACTCAGCGCTTTTGTATGCCCAGTGTTTGCAGTAGAAATTGACTATATTAATCTCTCTAAATTAACTCACGAGAGACAAAATAAAGTAAAGAATTGGGTTGAGCACGGCGTACGCAGTACGTTCGTAACATTAGGGCCACTTAATCAAAAGAGGCTGCCTGTTACTCTTAAACCTCGCTACTTTGCGTTTGAACCTGTGCCGTGGGCTAGTGTAAAACGCGGTCAAAATGATGGCATTGAACTACATTTTCATCGCTACGCAAGTACCCAGTCTCTGCTCAAAGACTGGAGTCTTTATCACGAACTGGCGCATTTATATCACCCCTTATTTAGTTACGATAATTTTTGGCTTAGCGAGGGGCTGGCAACTTACCTACAAAATATTATCATGTTAAACAATGGTGTTGTTGACCATCAAGAGTTTCTTATGCGACTCAAAGCTGGCCTCCAAAGAGGAGCATTACAAACTAACCACATCACGGGCCCATTAAATATAGTGTCAGATAACATGTGGTCACTTAACGCCCAACAACGAGTGTATTGGAGTGGTACTGCCTTTTTTATTCAGGCACAACTTGCGCTTAAAAAGCACAACAGTCCATACAAAACGATTGAAGCACTCGTAAAAAAATATCAATCCTGCTGCAAGCACCCTACACATTCGGCAAAACAATTTATCGCACATTTAGACAAGTTATCTCAAAGTGCTATTTTTTCGACGCTTTACAGTCAATACATAAAGCGCACCGACTTTCCAAAGATCAGCAACTTACAGCTCTCACAACTTAGATTTTAGGCTGCTAAAAGGGGCTTATAAACATTATTTCTAAGCAAACTGAATATGTACTTGACGGCCCGATTGCGTTTTTTTACTTACATAATGCCACTGGTATTGATGTGTCAGGCGCTCGGTTAATTCAAGGCCTAAGCCAAACCCCAGCTCACTTGCCTCACCACTTGGAGAGTTATCTACATTCGTTATCGACACCTCTAGCCCTGATTGAATTATGATTACATTTCCTTCGTTAGTATGAACATAGGCATTGCGGATAATATTGTTAAGTATGATCCTGCACACCGTCTCAGGCAGTGGGCAGATAAACTGGTCGGTTTCTATTCTTACTTTAACAGCTTTGTCTTTTATTAAATAACTCAATTGAGCTGCCAACTCTCTAATTAACTTAGATAAACTAACGTCGCTAATGGTTACTGTCATATTTGAATCACGATTCAACCAGAGCAGCGTTTCTGTCAATGCACTCATCGTTAAAGCAGCACGCTCTATACGTTCTAGACCAATAAGCTGTTTGTCTTTAGGGAAGTCATCTTTTAATAACCGTTTTAAGAGCTCGGAGTTGGCGCATATGGTGGCAATGGGGGTTCTAAGTTCATGGCTGGCATAAGCCAAAAACTTTTGCTCTCGTTCAACACTTTGTTGAACACAGCGCAAGCTATCTTTCATCATGTTGGCTAAGGAATTCAACTCACTAAATTGAAAGTCGGGCAAAGGTTCGTTGAGGTTTGCTTTATCTAAACGTCTTGCCCATTTTTTTAAACGCTCCACAGGGGTCGTTATTTTTTTTAGCACCACAATCAATATAACCGTGAAAGCAAAAATGGCACCGACAGCTGTGGCTATGATCACAATAAAATGCGGGATCTCTGGTGAGATCATTAACATCCGGTCATCTGGGTTAAAGGTGCTAGCCACGTAAAGCGTTTGTGTGGTGTTTTGTACTTTCATGACAAAAAAACCAGCACTGGGAGGCGTAAACCAAGTACCACCTATCATATGTTTTCTTAAAGTATTAAGAGGTATATCAGCTGCTGAGAAATGTGTTGTTATATTAGCGGGTAAATCTTCCCAGCGAGCAGCGATAATATACTGCTGGCTGGTTATCGGTACACCTTCCATTACGCTATATTGTTGAGCTTGCGCATACATGCCACCTCGCATTGCCACATCCATTCCAGTGGCAAAATAGTGCATACTCAGCGCTGATAATAGAATGATACTGGTGCCGCCAGTTAGCAGCATAGCCACCAAAACATAGATACGAAGGCTAATGCGTATTTTCATCGCTCACCATCAACTTTTACCGCAAAACCTTTTGCCATAACCGTGTGAATTAGCTTGACGTCATACTCGGTATCCACCTGCTTTCTCAGATGAAACATGTGTACCTTCAAACTATTGCTATCTGGAGGGTCGTCTGCCCAAACCGATTGAATCAGTTTTTTTCTAGACACCACGTTTGGACTTTCACGCATTAGTACCTCAAGAATTTTAGTGCCTATTGGCGATAAGCTAAGTAGTTTTCCGCCACGATAAACTTCTTGCTGTTTTATATCTAACTCTAAATCGCTTACTTTTAGTCTGGCTATCTGGCCACTTTTTCGCTTAGCAAGCACTTGACTACGAACAACTAATTCTTCCATTGCAAATGGCTTAACTAAGTAATCATCTGCACCTTTTTCAAACCCTATTAATTTGTCATCAAGCGTGTCTTTTGCTGTGAGCATCAGTATAGGTGTATCAATCCCCTTATTTCTAATATTTTCACAGACTTGTAACCCGCTTACCCGCGGTAGATTTAAATCTAGAATAATGACATCAAAGGTATGCCTTTGGATTAAATTAATTGCCAATGCGCCATCGCTTGCGTGATCACAAAATATCTTTTCAAGTGCAAAATAGTCAACGATAGCTGCTGCTAAATCTCGATCATCCTCTACTAGAAGTGCGGTTATTTTATTATGTTCCACCTTGCGACTCCTGTTGTACCTTGCTCTTTTGTGACTTAAAACGTTGAAGGTATGCCTGTAAACTTCGTGCACCCTTGTTGATTTGCATATTCACGTCTTGCTGCATGAGCAACAATGCAGGTGTTAGCAGCAAGGTAATGAGCGACGCGAACAATATTCCATACCCCAATGCTGCCGCTGCTGGTATCAAAAACTGCGCCTGCAAAGATGTCTCACTTAATAATGGCAATAATCCTGCAAATGTCGTAATTGACGTAAGCACTACGGCACGTAATCGAGAACTACCAGCAATAATAGCTGCTTCTTTTACACTAAATTGACCTGTACTCATTAATTGATTGTAACGTGATACGAGTAATAAGCTATCGTTCACAACAACGCCGCTTAATGCCAAAATACCATTGAGAGATAAAATACTCAGCGTTAACCCATTTAACCAATGTCCTAATATGGCGCCAACCACACCAAAAGGGATCGCAGCCATAATTATCACAGGCTGGATGTAAGACTTAAGAGGAATAGCCAACAGCGCATAAATAATCAACATGGCCAACGCAAACATTTGAACCATAGAGTTGCCTGTCTCCTGCTGCTGCTGGGCTTCTCCTGCAAAATTTATCGAAACATCAGGATATATAGCTTCAAGCTCACCTAAAGTTGATGCTTTAAGTTGCGCTATTAACTGATGGGGAGAAATAACTTCTTTATCTACAACAGCGCTAATAAATACCGCACGCTTGCCTTGGATACGTGTTATTTCTGAACTTTGATATTGACTATGTACATGGGCTATATCACTCAAAGGGACGATGATACCCGAAGGCGTTCTCACGTATGCGGCCTTGATATCTGCTAGGGTTTTACGCTGCTGTTGCGGGTATCTTACTCGGACTTTGATCTCATTTTCGCCTTGCTGAAAACGCTGTACGATATCACCACCAAAACTATTAAGCACCTGCATTGATAATGAGTTGGTATCTAAACCCAGAGCACGGCCTTGTTCATTAAGTTCAAAGTAATACTGAGGCTCACCCAAATCCAAATTATGGTCTATACCACTGGTCCCGTTAATTTCCTGTATTTGTCTCAATAAAAAGGCACCTGCACTTTTAAGCGCTTGGTCATTATTAGATTTAAGCTGCACCTTAAAATTATCTATCATGCCCCGCTTAGCAAGGATCTTAGTTTTTTTAGCGCCTTCTAACTGCCCACTCAGTTGTGTCCACAACTGTGCAAACTCATTTGCCTGATAAACAGCGTCTTTATCGAGCTCTATTGTCACGGTGCCCTGCGAAGAACTATCTGATAATACTTGTATGCTAGAAATATGTGATTGCTCAGAATGCTTAGATTCGTCTCGGTATTGCGCGCTTAACTGATTATCTGTTTGTAATGCTAGTTGCTCAAGTTTTAGTAAGTTTTTGTAAATCTGGCCGTAACTTGCATCATTGTACATCGTGATCTCTGCGCTGACTGTATCTGCGGGCACATCAGGGAAAAATGCACTGCGTACAGCACCTGTAAACGGCAGTGACATAACCAATATCATAATGACCAAAAACAGGCTGA is a window encoding:
- a CDS encoding M61 family metallopeptidase; translation: MKLFRCVLLLCSLSAFVCPVFAVEIDYINLSKLTHERQNKVKNWVEHGVRSTFVTLGPLNQKRLPVTLKPRYFAFEPVPWASVKRGQNDGIELHFHRYASTQSLLKDWSLYHELAHLYHPLFSYDNFWLSEGLATYLQNIIMLNNGVVDHQEFLMRLKAGLQRGALQTNHITGPLNIVSDNMWSLNAQQRVYWSGTAFFIQAQLALKKHNSPYKTIEALVKKYQSCCKHPTHSAKQFIAHLDKLSQSAIFSTLYSQYIKRTDFPKISNLQLSQLRF
- a CDS encoding sensor histidine kinase, with protein sequence MKIRISLRIYVLVAMLLTGGTSIILLSALSMHYFATGMDVAMRGGMYAQAQQYSVMEGVPITSQQYIIAARWEDLPANITTHFSAADIPLNTLRKHMIGGTWFTPPSAGFFVMKVQNTTQTLYVASTFNPDDRMLMISPEIPHFIVIIATAVGAIFAFTVILIVVLKKITTPVERLKKWARRLDKANLNEPLPDFQFSELNSLANMMKDSLRCVQQSVEREQKFLAYASHELRTPIATICANSELLKRLLKDDFPKDKQLIGLERIERAALTMSALTETLLWLNRDSNMTVTISDVSLSKLIRELAAQLSYLIKDKAVKVRIETDQFICPLPETVCRIILNNIIRNAYVHTNEGNVIIIQSGLEVSITNVDNSPSGEASELGFGLGLELTERLTHQYQWHYVSKKTQSGRQVHIQFA
- a CDS encoding response regulator transcription factor; this encodes MEHNKITALLVEDDRDLAAAIVDYFALEKIFCDHASDGALAINLIQRHTFDVIILDLNLPRVSGLQVCENIRNKGIDTPILMLTAKDTLDDKLIGFEKGADDYLVKPFAMEELVVRSQVLAKRKSGQIARLKVSDLELDIKQQEVYRGGKLLSLSPIGTKILEVLMRESPNVVSRKKLIQSVWADDPPDSNSLKVHMFHLRKQVDTEYDVKLIHTVMAKGFAVKVDGER